DNA from Algisphaera agarilytica:
TCCGCCACTCGATCTACCCCGAGTACAAGGCCAACCGCGGCGACCCGCCGGAGGACTTCGCGCCGCAGATCCCGCGCATGATCGAGGTCGCCGAGCTGATGGGCATCCCCGTCCTGGCGGTGCCCGGCGACGAGGCGGACGACATCATGGCCACCCTCGCCGTCCGCCTAACGTCCGAAGACGACCAGACCAAAGTCCGCCTCGTCGCCAAGGACAAAGACCTCGAACAGGTCATGTCCGACCGCGTCACACTCTTCGATGCCCACACCGATGTCGAGTTCGACATCCCCGCCCTCCAGGAAAAGCGCGGCATCACCCCCGAGCAGGTCATCGACTACCAGACCCTCCTGGGCGACAGCACCGACAACATCCCCGGCGTCAAAGGCATCGGCCCGAAGACCGCCAGCAAACTCCTCGACCAGTTCGGTAGTGTCGTGAACTTGCTGGACAACCTCGACCAGCTCAAGGGCAAGCAGAAAGAGAACCTCGAAAACGCCAAGGCCGACGGCAGCATCGACGTGACCCGCCAACTCGTCACGCTCAAACGCGACACCGAGATCGACTTCGAGATGGATCACGCCAAGGTGGACCTGTCGAAGATCGATGCGGCGAAGCTCGACGAGTTGTTCCAGCAACTCGGGTTCAACCGTCACCGGGCCGACCTGAAGAAACTTGTGGCGGTGCCCGAACCGAAGAAGGCCAAACCCGCGAAGAAGGAATCGACCGCGGGCATGGGCGGGTTGTTCGATCAGCCCGCCGACGACGAGGGCGAAGACGACACCGCCGCGACGACGCGCCTGCTCGACGAGATCGACGGCGACTACTCCGCCATCACGACCAAGAAACAGCTCGCCGACCTCGTGAAGACACTGAAGAAGCAGCCCATCATCGCCGTGGACACCGAAACCGTCGGCCTGGGTCACACCGCCGAGCTGTGCGGGATTTGCCTCGCGTGGGAGACCGGCAAGGCGGTGTACGTGCCGACCAAATCGCCCGAGCCGAAGGATCACCTCGATCAGGACACCGTGATCGAAGCGTTGCGTCCGGTGTTCGAAGACGCGTCGCTGCCCAAGGTCGGCCACAACATCAAGTACGACTGGCTCGTCCTAAAGCACGCCGGGGTCGAGCTCAAGGGTGTTACGTTTGACACGATGATCGCGGCGTTTCTGTGCGGGGCGCCAGGTCTGGGGATGGATCACCTGGCGTTGTCCGAGTTCGGCCGAACAATGGTGCCGATCAGCCGACTCATCGGCGAGAAGCCGCGCCGCAAAGCCGACCCGCCGCAGAAGACCATGGATCAGGTCCCGCTGGACCTCTGCACCGCGTACTCCGCGGAGGACGCGGATGTGACCTTGCAGTTGTACGAACTCTTCCGGGGTCGGCTGGACGAGTTCGAGATGACCGACCTCGCGGCCGAGGTCGAGATGCCGCTGGTCGAAGTGCTTTCCACCATGGAAGCGAACGGCATCCGCGTCGATCCCAACGAGCTCGACCGGCAGAAGGCCGAGCTCGAGGTGCGCATCGAAGAGCTGCGGGCCCAGGTACTCGACGCCGCGCGAGTCGACTTCAACCCCGACAGCCCCAAACAGCTCGGCGATGTGCTGTTCAACCAGCTCGGCTTCCCCGTGCAGAAGAAGACCAAAACCGGCTACTCCACCGACGCCGAGGTGTTGGAGAAGCTCGCCGACCTGCCCGCGGATGAGCTCGAAAAAGTCGCCGAGCACGCCCGGCCGATCCCCAAGCTCATCGTCGAATACCGCATGCTCACCAAGTTGGTCGGCACGTACTTCGGCAACCTCGTCGAAGCGATCTCGTCCAAAGACGACCGTATCCACGCCAGCTTCCACCAGACCGGCGCCGCGACGGGCCGACTGAGTTCATCCAACCCCAACCTGCAGAACATCCCCATCCGCACCGAGGTCGGCAGGCGCATCCGCAAGGCGTTCGTCGCCGAGCAAGACCACATCCTCATCGCGGCCGACTACTCGCAGATCGAGCTGCGCATGCTCGCCCACCTCTCGGAAGACCCCGCGCTCATCGAAGCGTTCCGGGAAGACCGCGACATCCACACCGCCGTCGCCGCGCAGGTCTACGGCGTCGGCCTCGACGATGTCACCAGCGAGCAACGCGGCCACGCCAAGACGATCAACTTCGGCATCATCTACGGCGTCACGCCCTTCGGCCTGGCCCGCCGCATCGAAGGCCTCGACATGGCCGGGGCGACCAAGCTCATCGACGACTACAAGACCACATACGCCGGGATCAACCGCTTCCTCGACGACTGCGTCGAGCAGGCCGTGGCCCAAGGGTACGTCACCACCATCCTCGGCCGACGCCGCTGGATCGACCAGGTCAACTCGTCGAACCCCAACCAGCGTGCCCTAGGCGAACGCCTCGCGATCAACTCCGTCGTTCAAGGCAGCGCCGCCGACCTCATCAAGGTCGCCATGGTTAATCTCCACCGCACGCTGCTCGACGACAGCGTGCCCGCCAAAATGCTGCTGCAGATCCACGACGAACTCGTCATC
Protein-coding regions in this window:
- the polA gene encoding DNA polymerase I yields the protein MPSDSPNSAPNPSADHDQTLYLIDGHAQMFRAYHAIRGGMTSPITGEPTNATFAFAGLLLKLFTQYKPRYVAMAIDSKGDTFRHSIYPEYKANRGDPPEDFAPQIPRMIEVAELMGIPVLAVPGDEADDIMATLAVRLTSEDDQTKVRLVAKDKDLEQVMSDRVTLFDAHTDVEFDIPALQEKRGITPEQVIDYQTLLGDSTDNIPGVKGIGPKTASKLLDQFGSVVNLLDNLDQLKGKQKENLENAKADGSIDVTRQLVTLKRDTEIDFEMDHAKVDLSKIDAAKLDELFQQLGFNRHRADLKKLVAVPEPKKAKPAKKESTAGMGGLFDQPADDEGEDDTAATTRLLDEIDGDYSAITTKKQLADLVKTLKKQPIIAVDTETVGLGHTAELCGICLAWETGKAVYVPTKSPEPKDHLDQDTVIEALRPVFEDASLPKVGHNIKYDWLVLKHAGVELKGVTFDTMIAAFLCGAPGLGMDHLALSEFGRTMVPISRLIGEKPRRKADPPQKTMDQVPLDLCTAYSAEDADVTLQLYELFRGRLDEFEMTDLAAEVEMPLVEVLSTMEANGIRVDPNELDRQKAELEVRIEELRAQVLDAARVDFNPDSPKQLGDVLFNQLGFPVQKKTKTGYSTDAEVLEKLADLPADELEKVAEHARPIPKLIVEYRMLTKLVGTYFGNLVEAISSKDDRIHASFHQTGAATGRLSSSNPNLQNIPIRTEVGRRIRKAFVAEQDHILIAADYSQIELRMLAHLSEDPALIEAFREDRDIHTAVAAQVYGVGLDDVTSEQRGHAKTINFGIIYGVTPFGLARRIEGLDMAGATKLIDDYKTTYAGINRFLDDCVEQAVAQGYVTTILGRRRWIDQVNSSNPNQRALGERLAINSVVQGSAADLIKVAMVNLHRTLLDDSVPAKMLLQIHDELVIECPASEQDAVSKVVVDAMESAMQLKVPLKVEPGIGTDWFEAK